From Corynebacterium sp. BD556, the proteins below share one genomic window:
- the glcB gene encoding malate synthase G has protein sequence MTTPQFQDRTQRVEVAGLQVAQPLYDFVTNDLVPVIGLNADEFWTKAAAYFAELTPKNKALLARRDKLQSQLDEYYRAHPGQPDPAQHEAFLRQIGYLVDQPREAQIRTANIDAEFSEVAGPQLVVPITNARFAINAANARFGSLYDALYGTDVISEEGGAEPGDSYNPVRGDKVITWARDFLDKAVPLDGASHKDVEKYSVTGGAFSATVGGKEFALASPEVYVGYQGSEDAPKAIVLRHNGLHIIIQIDPEHPVGASDKAHVKDVVLEAAVSSIMDFEDSAAAVDGADKAAAYATWFGLNKGDISETVSKGTKTFERKQSDDLIYTAKNGDEVRLHGRAMMLCRNVGHLMTTPAILVNGEEVPEGLLDGLITVAAAIPGLREDNPRRNSRTGSMYIVKPKQHGPEEVAFTNEIFDRVEEILGLPKHTVKVGVMDEELRTTVNLDACIVEAADRLVFINTGFLDRTGDEIHTSMYAGPFLRKADLQTAPWKQAYENNNVDAGIEHGLPGRAQIGKGMWAETEHMASMVEKKIGQPKEGANTAWVPSPTGATLHATHYHQVDVKEVQDKLRAAGRRDSLKDILTVPVAEGDIWSDEEKREEVDNNCQSILGYVIRWVEQGVGCSKVPDIHNVDLMEDRATLRISSQLLANWLVHGIVTQEQVLESLERMAKVVDKQNHGDAAYLPMAVSYEQSIGFQAAKDLIFKGTVSPSGYTEPILHARRREFKQVHGL, from the coding sequence ATGACGACACCTCAGTTTCAAGACCGCACCCAGCGAGTTGAGGTGGCAGGCCTTCAGGTGGCCCAGCCACTGTACGACTTCGTCACCAACGACCTCGTGCCCGTCATCGGCCTCAACGCCGATGAGTTCTGGACCAAGGCCGCCGCCTACTTCGCCGAGCTGACCCCGAAGAACAAAGCGCTGCTCGCCCGCCGCGACAAGCTGCAAAGCCAACTCGACGAGTATTACCGAGCCCACCCCGGCCAACCCGACCCGGCTCAGCACGAGGCTTTCCTCCGCCAGATCGGCTACCTCGTGGACCAGCCGCGCGAAGCGCAAATCCGCACCGCAAACATCGACGCTGAGTTCTCCGAGGTCGCCGGCCCGCAGCTCGTCGTGCCCATCACCAACGCCCGTTTCGCGATCAACGCCGCGAACGCCCGCTTCGGCTCGCTTTACGACGCCCTCTACGGAACCGACGTCATCTCCGAAGAAGGCGGTGCCGAACCAGGAGATAGCTACAACCCGGTGCGCGGCGACAAAGTAATCACTTGGGCGCGCGACTTTTTGGACAAGGCAGTCCCCTTGGACGGGGCAAGCCACAAAGACGTCGAGAAATACTCCGTCACCGGCGGTGCCTTCTCCGCGACCGTGGGCGGAAAGGAATTCGCCCTGGCCTCCCCCGAGGTCTACGTCGGCTACCAAGGCTCCGAGGACGCGCCCAAGGCAATCGTTTTGCGCCACAACGGGTTGCACATCATCATCCAAATCGACCCGGAGCACCCAGTCGGCGCCAGCGACAAAGCACACGTCAAAGACGTCGTGTTGGAGGCGGCCGTAAGCTCCATCATGGACTTCGAGGACTCCGCCGCCGCCGTCGACGGCGCTGACAAAGCCGCCGCCTACGCCACCTGGTTCGGCCTCAACAAAGGCGATATCTCCGAGACGGTGAGCAAGGGCACGAAAACTTTCGAGCGCAAGCAGTCCGACGACTTGATCTACACCGCCAAAAACGGCGACGAGGTGCGCCTGCATGGCCGCGCCATGATGCTGTGCCGCAATGTGGGACACCTCATGACCACCCCGGCGATCCTCGTCAACGGTGAGGAAGTGCCCGAGGGGCTGCTCGACGGCCTTATCACCGTCGCCGCCGCCATCCCCGGCCTGCGGGAGGACAATCCGCGCCGCAACTCGCGCACCGGCTCGATGTACATTGTGAAGCCGAAGCAGCACGGACCCGAAGAAGTCGCCTTCACCAACGAGATCTTCGACCGCGTCGAGGAAATCCTCGGCCTGCCGAAGCACACCGTCAAGGTCGGTGTCATGGACGAGGAGCTGCGCACCACCGTCAACCTGGACGCCTGCATCGTTGAAGCGGCTGACCGCCTGGTGTTTATCAACACGGGCTTCCTTGACCGCACCGGCGACGAGATCCACACCTCCATGTACGCAGGCCCCTTCCTGCGCAAAGCGGACCTGCAGACCGCCCCGTGGAAGCAGGCCTATGAAAACAACAACGTCGACGCTGGTATTGAGCACGGTCTGCCGGGCCGCGCACAGATCGGCAAGGGGATGTGGGCGGAGACCGAACACATGGCCTCCATGGTGGAAAAGAAGATCGGGCAGCCGAAAGAAGGCGCGAACACCGCATGGGTTCCTTCTCCGACCGGTGCAACGCTGCACGCTACCCACTACCACCAAGTTGACGTGAAGGAAGTGCAAGACAAGCTGCGCGCCGCCGGGCGCCGCGACTCGTTGAAAGACATCCTCACCGTGCCGGTTGCCGAAGGCGACATCTGGTCGGATGAAGAAAAGCGCGAGGAGGTGGACAACAACTGCCAGTCCATTCTCGGCTACGTCATCCGCTGGGTCGAACAGGGCGTCGGTTGCTCCAAGGTGCCTGACATCCACAACGTCGACCTCATGGAGGACCGCGCCACCCTGCGTATCTCCTCGCAACTCCTGGCGAACTGGCTGGTCCACGGCATTGTGACGCAAGAGCAGGTGCTGGAATCTCTGGAGCGGATGGCGAAGGTCGTCGATAAGCAAAACCACGGTGATGCCGCATACCTGCCGATGGCTGTGAGCTACGAGCAGTCCATCGGTTTCCAAGCCGCGAAGGACCTCATCTTCAAAGGCACCGTGTCGCCATCCGGTTACACCGAGCCGATCCTGCATGCTCGCCGCCGCGAGTTCAAGCAGGTTCACGGCTTGTAA
- the aceA gene encoding isocitrate lyase, with protein MTTNTGKARTAAEIQKDWDENPRWQGIQRDYTAEQVEKLQGTVVEEHTLAKRGAEILWEGVSKGDGSYIHALGALTGNQAVQQVRGGLKAVYLSGWQVAGDANLSGHTYPDQSLYPANSVPNVVRRINNALLRADEIARVEGDDSVDNWLVPIVADGEAGFGGALNVYELQKAMIAAGAAGTHWEDQLASEKKCGHLGGKVLIPTQQHIRTLTSARLAADVANTPTVVIARTDAEAATLITSDVDERDQPYLTGEKSAEGYYYVKNGIEPCIARAKSYAPYADMIWMETGTPDLEQAKKFAEGVKSEFPDQLLSYNCSPSFNWSKHLSPEEIAKFQKELGAMGFTFQFITLAGFHALNYGMFDLAQGYANDGMTAFVDLQNREFQAAEERGFTAVKHQREVGAGYFDTIATTVDPNTSTAALKGSTEEAQF; from the coding sequence ATGACGACGAACACCGGTAAGGCACGTACCGCAGCCGAGATCCAGAAGGACTGGGACGAGAACCCTCGCTGGCAAGGCATCCAGCGCGACTACACCGCCGAGCAGGTCGAGAAGTTGCAGGGCACCGTCGTTGAGGAACACACCCTCGCAAAGCGCGGCGCCGAGATCCTGTGGGAGGGCGTTTCCAAGGGAGACGGCTCCTACATCCACGCCCTCGGTGCCCTGACCGGTAACCAGGCGGTGCAGCAGGTCCGCGGCGGCCTGAAGGCCGTCTACCTCTCCGGCTGGCAGGTCGCAGGTGACGCAAACCTCTCCGGCCACACCTACCCAGACCAGTCCCTGTACCCGGCGAACTCGGTGCCCAACGTCGTCCGCCGCATCAACAACGCACTGCTGCGCGCCGACGAAATCGCTCGCGTCGAGGGCGACGACTCCGTCGACAACTGGCTCGTTCCGATCGTCGCTGACGGCGAAGCCGGCTTCGGCGGCGCCCTCAACGTCTACGAACTGCAAAAGGCCATGATCGCCGCCGGCGCCGCCGGCACCCACTGGGAAGACCAGTTGGCCTCCGAGAAGAAGTGCGGCCACCTGGGCGGCAAGGTCCTCATTCCGACCCAGCAGCACATCCGCACCCTGACCTCCGCCCGCCTCGCCGCTGACGTCGCCAACACCCCGACCGTCGTCATCGCCCGCACCGACGCCGAGGCCGCCACCTTGATCACCTCCGACGTCGACGAGCGCGACCAGCCCTACCTCACCGGCGAGAAGTCCGCCGAGGGCTACTACTACGTCAAGAACGGCATCGAGCCCTGCATCGCCCGCGCGAAGTCCTACGCCCCCTACGCCGACATGATCTGGATGGAGACGGGCACCCCGGACCTCGAGCAGGCCAAGAAGTTCGCCGAGGGCGTCAAGTCCGAGTTCCCGGACCAACTGCTGTCCTACAACTGCTCCCCCTCCTTCAACTGGTCCAAGCACCTCTCCCCCGAGGAGATCGCGAAGTTCCAGAAGGAGCTCGGCGCCATGGGCTTCACCTTCCAGTTCATCACCCTGGCCGGCTTCCACGCCCTCAACTACGGCATGTTCGACCTGGCCCAGGGCTACGCCAACGACGGCATGACTGCCTTCGTCGACCTGCAGAACCGCGAGTTCCAGGCCGCCGAGGAGCGTGGCTTTACCGCTGTCAAGCACCAGCGTGAGGTCGGTGCCGGCTACTTCGACACCATCGCCACCACCGTGGACCCGAACACCTCCACCGCTGCGCTGAAGGGCTCCACCGAAGAAGCCCAGTTCTAA
- the rraA gene encoding ribonuclease E activity regulator RraA, with amino-acid sequence MATADIADLYGDQEQLASCDTQFIDFGGKTAFCGEIVTITCFQDNGLVKQTLNSPGEGRVLVVDGHGSVHTALMGDMIAQAGVDNGWAGVVINGAIRDSAEVAKMPIGCKALGTNPRKSAKDGAGSKNTRVAIGGVDFLPGHFLYADADGIVVTPEPIDHT; translated from the coding sequence ATGGCAACAGCAGACATTGCCGACCTGTACGGCGACCAGGAGCAGCTAGCTAGCTGCGACACCCAATTCATCGACTTCGGCGGCAAAACCGCATTTTGCGGCGAGATTGTCACCATCACGTGTTTCCAGGACAACGGCCTGGTCAAGCAGACCCTCAACTCCCCAGGTGAGGGCAGGGTGCTCGTCGTTGATGGCCATGGCAGCGTCCACACCGCCTTGATGGGCGACATGATTGCCCAAGCGGGCGTGGACAACGGCTGGGCGGGCGTGGTGATCAACGGGGCAATCCGCGACTCAGCAGAAGTGGCGAAGATGCCCATTGGTTGCAAGGCGCTAGGCACCAACCCGCGCAAGTCTGCCAAGGACGGGGCCGGTTCCAAAAACACCCGCGTCGCCATCGGCGGGGTGGATTTCCTGCCGGGCCACTTCCTCTACGCTGATGCCGACGGCATCGTGGTCACTCCGGAGCCCATCGACCACACCTAA
- a CDS encoding Fpg/Nei family DNA glycosylase — protein MPEGHVLHRLAREFNARYRGVDLEVSSPQGRFDASPIAASRLEGAMAAGKHLFLTFSTGDIVYVHLGLIGSLRFEPTDHVWGQIRLRVNNGREAANLRGPQFCRYLSPFQVEEILARTGEDPLRADADPQRVWDKVHASRRPIGSLLMDQRLFAGVGNIYRAEPLFRLGISPFLPGCDLQRDQFEALWADLVELMNYGVEHGRIDTVRPEHLPEAMGRDPRADDHGGEVYVYRRAGEPCHVCFSPIAVRQMEGRNLFWCPRCQPT, from the coding sequence ATGCCCGAAGGTCACGTTCTGCACCGGCTTGCCCGCGAGTTCAACGCCCGTTACCGCGGCGTCGACCTGGAGGTTTCCTCCCCTCAGGGACGTTTCGACGCTTCTCCCATCGCCGCTTCCCGCCTTGAGGGTGCAATGGCTGCAGGTAAGCATCTTTTCCTCACCTTCAGCACGGGCGACATTGTCTACGTCCACCTGGGTTTAATCGGGTCGCTGCGTTTCGAGCCGACCGATCACGTGTGGGGGCAGATCCGGTTGCGCGTGAACAACGGGCGTGAGGCCGCGAATTTGCGGGGGCCGCAGTTTTGTCGGTATCTTTCGCCGTTTCAGGTGGAGGAAATCCTCGCGCGCACCGGGGAGGACCCGCTGCGCGCAGACGCGGACCCGCAGCGGGTGTGGGACAAGGTGCACGCTTCTCGACGCCCCATCGGCTCCCTGCTCATGGATCAGCGACTTTTTGCCGGGGTGGGCAACATTTACCGGGCCGAGCCGCTGTTTCGCTTGGGTATATCACCTTTTCTACCCGGTTGTGACCTGCAGCGCGATCAGTTCGAGGCGCTGTGGGCGGATCTGGTGGAGTTGATGAACTACGGGGTGGAGCACGGCCGAATCGACACGGTGCGCCCTGAACATTTGCCGGAGGCGATGGGGCGTGACCCGCGCGCCGACGACCATGGCGGTGAGGTCTACGTCTATCGCCGCGCTGGAGAGCCGTGCCACGTGTGCTTTAGTCCCATTGCCGTGCGTCAAATGGAGGGCCGCAACTTGTTCTGGTGTCCTCGCTGCCAGCCTACGTAG
- a CDS encoding bifunctional ADP-dependent NAD(P)H-hydrate dehydratase/NAD(P)H-hydrate epimerase, translated as MVHKAYTAQQIRAAEKPLLDGSDTLMKSAAHAVARVAEAMLQGPSRVVVLAGKGGNGGDALYAGAELALAGHRVEAWCVFGAAHSRALEAFSDAGGTLVDAPRFPADLLIDGVVGLGAAGSLPESLVGIGDLAEKVLAVDVPSGIAADTGEAAPVHISADVTVTFGGWRLAHALAAQCGTALLADIPPLVMDGYEPTWISRATAPAESFGLTALGPVISGSLEPGARDDKYTGGVVGIRAGSSTYPGAAVLCAAGAVAATSAMVRYAGPQAAEVVRAHPEIVVASRLEDTGRVHAWVYGPGAGDGASELEWLLARREPLLIDADGISLLARHEHLRLRLRQRESYTVLTPHDGEAARLGESAGVIASDRFTEAKQLADLLHCTVVRKGRASIIARAGNRPSYVVDAGNSWAATPGSGDVLAGVAGARLARAAVMGADADDAIFHAVQVHGLAAKLAAETKFGPAPTCASGIAAHIREATALLTEKQPSQHPRSGADETAGIWC; from the coding sequence ATGGTGCATAAGGCGTACACAGCTCAACAGATCCGCGCGGCGGAGAAGCCCCTGCTTGACGGCTCCGACACGTTGATGAAATCCGCCGCCCACGCGGTGGCGCGCGTGGCCGAGGCGATGCTTCAAGGCCCGTCGCGCGTTGTTGTGCTCGCGGGCAAAGGCGGCAACGGCGGCGATGCGCTGTACGCGGGCGCGGAGTTGGCCTTGGCTGGCCACCGTGTGGAGGCGTGGTGTGTGTTCGGCGCAGCGCACTCCCGCGCGCTTGAGGCTTTTTCCGACGCGGGCGGCACGCTTGTCGACGCCCCCCGTTTCCCCGCCGACCTCCTCATCGACGGTGTTGTGGGCCTCGGCGCAGCGGGCAGCCTGCCTGAGTCACTCGTTGGGATCGGCGATTTAGCCGAGAAGGTGCTCGCCGTGGATGTGCCCAGCGGGATCGCCGCCGACACAGGTGAGGCGGCGCCGGTGCATATCAGTGCGGATGTCACCGTCACCTTCGGCGGGTGGCGTTTGGCCCACGCCCTGGCTGCGCAATGCGGCACTGCTTTGTTGGCTGACATTCCCCCTTTGGTGATGGATGGCTACGAGCCGACCTGGATTTCACGCGCCACCGCGCCCGCCGAGTCTTTCGGGCTGACTGCCCTGGGCCCAGTGATTTCGGGTTCGCTTGAGCCCGGCGCGCGCGATGACAAATACACGGGAGGGGTGGTGGGCATCCGCGCTGGCAGCAGCACCTACCCGGGGGCCGCGGTGTTGTGCGCTGCGGGAGCGGTGGCTGCCACTTCGGCCATGGTGCGCTACGCCGGGCCGCAGGCTGCTGAGGTCGTCCGCGCCCATCCCGAGATTGTGGTGGCGTCGAGGCTTGAGGACACAGGCCGGGTTCATGCTTGGGTGTACGGCCCCGGCGCCGGGGATGGGGCCAGCGAGCTTGAGTGGCTCTTGGCGCGCCGTGAGCCTTTGCTTATCGACGCCGACGGGATTAGCCTTTTGGCCCGCCACGAACACCTGCGGCTCAGGCTTCGCCAGCGTGAGAGTTACACGGTGTTAACCCCTCACGACGGGGAGGCCGCACGTCTCGGGGAGTCTGCGGGTGTGATTGCCTCCGACCGTTTCACCGAAGCTAAACAGCTCGCAGATCTTCTGCACTGCACTGTTGTGCGCAAGGGTCGTGCAAGCATCATTGCGCGGGCCGGCAACCGGCCTTCTTATGTCGTGGATGCGGGCAATTCTTGGGCGGCAACTCCTGGTTCGGGCGATGTGCTCGCTGGGGTGGCCGGGGCGCGGTTGGCTCGTGCGGCAGTCATGGGCGCGGATGCCGACGACGCCATCTTCCACGCCGTTCAGGTCCACGGTCTGGCGGCGAAGCTGGCGGCGGAGACAAAGTTTGGGCCGGCGCCGACCTGTGCAAGCGGCATCGCCGCACACATCCGGGAGGCGACCGCGTTGCTCACTGAAAAACAGCCGTCTCAGCACCCACGATCCGGGGCGGATGAGACGGCTGGTATCTGGTGCTGA
- a CDS encoding ABC transporter ATP-binding protein, whose translation MLTMNNVTVTFQDGQERLTALDNISFTATPGHLTFILGESGSGKSTLLSAAAGLLTPDSGEVLVGGTEVNDQVRLDKIGMIFQQANLIGSLNVRDQLLVTDHIRGIKPRRKRADELLATVGLDGLGDRKMQQLSGGQRQRVGIARALMGDPVLILADEPTAALDSERSHEIVALLRNLVTERGIAGAFVTHDRSLIASEDHVVGVRDGKVMELETATV comes from the coding sequence ATGCTCACCATGAACAACGTCACCGTCACTTTTCAAGACGGCCAAGAGCGCCTCACGGCGCTGGATAACATTTCATTTACAGCCACACCAGGCCACCTGACCTTCATCCTCGGCGAGTCCGGTTCCGGCAAATCCACCCTGCTGTCCGCCGCGGCTGGCCTGCTCACCCCGGATTCCGGCGAGGTGCTAGTCGGTGGCACCGAAGTCAACGACCAAGTCCGGCTGGACAAAATCGGCATGATCTTTCAACAGGCCAACCTGATCGGCTCCCTCAACGTGCGCGATCAGCTCCTCGTCACCGACCACATCCGCGGAATCAAACCGCGCCGCAAGCGCGCCGACGAACTGCTGGCCACTGTCGGCCTCGACGGGCTGGGAGACCGCAAGATGCAGCAGCTATCCGGCGGCCAGCGTCAACGCGTCGGCATCGCCCGTGCGCTCATGGGTGATCCGGTGTTGATCCTGGCCGACGAGCCGACAGCGGCGCTTGACTCGGAGCGCTCCCACGAAATTGTCGCCCTGCTGCGCAACCTCGTCACCGAGCGCGGCATCGCCGGCGCCTTCGTCACCCACGACCGTTCCCTCATCGCCTCAGAGGACCACGTGGTGGGAGTGCGCGACGGTAAGGTAATGGAGCTAGAAACGGCCACCGTGTAA
- a CDS encoding ABC transporter permease produces the protein MFVGIREITSAKGRFSLIVGVVGLITLLVVMLTGLTAGLAKQNTSALEALNPQSVTFQDMDEPSYTTSRVDATAGATPLGTGQTLMRKANGSEESVAVLGLPEGTTLPDGQTLGSAAIASRGLDLTEGDKVEIGGASTSIDALADDLYYSHSPVIWVPTATWQQAMHTDADGTVLLNTDDSGMKLNQSFNALPAYGSEQGSLLMIQGFLYVIAALVTVAFLTVWTIQRTRDLAILKAIGASNSYLRKDALGQAGLILAVGVIGGGVIALGLGLGAANVAPFSLSLLSIIGPPLALWVLGMAGAWLATRSITKIEPQLALGGIA, from the coding sequence ATGTTCGTAGGAATCAGAGAAATCACATCCGCCAAGGGGCGCTTCAGCCTCATCGTTGGCGTCGTCGGGCTGATCACACTTCTCGTTGTCATGCTGACGGGGCTGACCGCTGGTTTGGCCAAGCAAAACACGTCCGCTCTCGAAGCACTCAACCCGCAGTCCGTGACCTTCCAGGACATGGACGAGCCTTCGTACACCACCTCACGTGTCGACGCCACCGCAGGTGCGACCCCGCTGGGCACTGGGCAAACACTCATGCGCAAGGCTAACGGTTCTGAGGAATCCGTTGCCGTGCTCGGCCTGCCGGAGGGAACCACACTGCCCGACGGGCAAACGCTGGGCAGCGCGGCTATCGCCTCGCGCGGCCTGGACCTTACGGAGGGTGACAAGGTGGAAATCGGTGGGGCGTCGACAAGCATTGATGCGCTTGCCGACGACCTCTACTACTCCCACTCCCCCGTCATCTGGGTGCCCACCGCAACCTGGCAACAGGCAATGCACACTGATGCCGACGGCACAGTGCTGCTAAACACCGATGATTCGGGGATGAAGCTGAACCAATCCTTCAACGCACTGCCGGCCTACGGCTCCGAGCAAGGATCCCTGCTGATGATCCAGGGCTTCCTCTACGTCATCGCCGCCCTCGTCACCGTCGCTTTCCTCACCGTCTGGACAATCCAACGCACCCGCGACCTGGCGATTTTGAAGGCCATCGGCGCCTCGAACTCCTACCTGCGCAAAGACGCGCTCGGCCAAGCTGGGCTGATCCTCGCCGTGGGTGTCATCGGAGGCGGGGTAATCGCCCTCGGCTTGGGTCTCGGCGCCGCCAACGTCGCACCGTTTAGCCTCAGCCTGCTTTCCATCATCGGGCCGCCGCTGGCCCTGTGGGTCCTCGGCATGGCTGGCGCCTGGCTGGCCACCCGCTCCATCACCAAAATCGAACCGCAGCTCGCACTCGGAGGTATCGCCTAA
- a CDS encoding sensor histidine kinase — protein sequence MTHTSRILIFLRVSLHVLVAVLLVVGLYSAWTTPWLIVVAGVFSAVYLAGTVWHNENRPYTRAAAWLWLAVVCALWVSLAVASPAFVWLEFPLVIVSIYLLPLVPGVLVSVAILAFTASITFPLSSTAGVIGPSIGTILAVFIVLSYKALRGEAEHYKQVAHQLQAAQLELAAAEHEAGVNQERARLSREVHDTMAQGLSSIVLLGRALDKQITDDAARRTLDTIRQVAADNLAEARRFVAVNAGPREPLPQRVERLARAAEERQRALGAPLRVRVSVVEVGEPVASISERVVREGLSNVVQHAGATEAVVTVDKLGEVVTVDIFDNGRGITGPEGFGLKGLRARVEEAGGELTVEGNVLAATIPLMER from the coding sequence ATGACACACACCAGCCGCATCCTCATTTTCCTTCGGGTCAGTTTGCACGTGCTCGTCGCGGTTCTGCTTGTGGTGGGTCTGTACTCGGCGTGGACCACCCCGTGGTTGATCGTCGTCGCCGGTGTCTTTTCGGCGGTGTACCTGGCGGGCACGGTGTGGCACAACGAGAACCGTCCGTACACCAGGGCCGCTGCCTGGTTGTGGCTGGCGGTTGTGTGCGCGCTGTGGGTGTCGCTGGCTGTGGCTTCGCCGGCTTTCGTCTGGCTGGAGTTTCCCCTGGTCATCGTGTCGATTTACCTGTTGCCTCTCGTGCCCGGTGTGCTTGTTTCGGTGGCGATTTTGGCTTTCACAGCCTCCATTACCTTCCCGCTGAGCTCGACGGCGGGGGTGATCGGGCCGAGCATCGGCACGATTCTGGCGGTGTTCATCGTCCTGTCGTACAAGGCGTTGCGCGGCGAAGCTGAGCACTACAAGCAGGTTGCCCACCAGCTCCAGGCCGCACAGCTCGAACTTGCCGCTGCGGAGCATGAAGCGGGGGTAAACCAGGAGCGGGCGCGGCTGTCGCGCGAGGTACACGACACGATGGCCCAAGGGTTGAGCTCTATCGTGTTGCTTGGCCGCGCGCTGGACAAGCAGATTACGGATGATGCTGCGCGGCGGACCCTCGATACTATCCGCCAAGTCGCCGCTGACAATTTGGCGGAGGCGCGTCGCTTCGTCGCCGTCAACGCGGGGCCCCGCGAGCCGCTACCGCAGCGTGTTGAGAGGTTGGCTCGGGCGGCGGAGGAGCGCCAGCGTGCCCTTGGGGCGCCGCTGCGGGTGCGCGTTAGTGTGGTGGAGGTGGGGGAGCCGGTGGCGTCGATAAGCGAGCGCGTCGTGCGCGAAGGTTTGAGCAACGTGGTGCAGCACGCGGGCGCCACCGAGGCTGTGGTCACGGTAGATAAGCTTGGCGAGGTAGTCACCGTCGACATTTTTGACAACGGGCGTGGCATTACCGGGCCTGAAGGTTTCGGCCTTAAGGGCCTGCGCGCACGTGTCGAGGAAGCGGGCGGCGAACTGACAGTGGAAGGCAATGTGCTCGCCGCGACGATCCCGCTCATGGAGCGCTAG
- a CDS encoding response regulator transcription factor → MIRVMLIDDHPVVRAGLRAVLDSFGDIEVVAEGASGDVEVPEDVDVVVSDIQMPGADGIALTARLSQAGGPPVLILTTYDTQADVVAAVEAGALGYLLKDAPESELHDAVLSAAQGKRVLSAQVAGVLAERVMRPEEALSSREIEILQALQTGASNREIANRLFISEATVKTHLIHVYSKLGVDNRTAAVDKARERKII, encoded by the coding sequence ATGATTCGCGTGATGCTTATCGACGACCACCCGGTCGTGCGCGCCGGTCTGCGCGCCGTGTTGGATTCCTTCGGTGACATTGAAGTCGTAGCTGAAGGCGCTTCCGGCGATGTCGAGGTGCCTGAAGATGTAGACGTTGTGGTCAGCGACATTCAGATGCCCGGCGCGGACGGTATCGCCCTGACTGCGCGCTTGAGTCAGGCCGGTGGGCCACCGGTGCTCATCCTTACCACCTACGACACGCAGGCCGATGTTGTCGCCGCCGTGGAGGCCGGCGCGTTGGGCTACCTGCTCAAAGACGCGCCCGAAAGCGAACTACATGACGCCGTCCTCTCCGCCGCCCAAGGCAAAAGGGTACTGTCTGCCCAGGTTGCGGGTGTGTTGGCTGAGCGCGTGATGCGCCCTGAGGAAGCGTTGTCCTCCCGCGAAATTGAGATCCTGCAGGCGCTGCAGACGGGGGCGTCGAACCGGGAGATCGCCAACCGTTTATTCATCTCGGAGGCGACGGTGAAAACCCATTTGATCCACGTCTACTCCAAGCTGGGTGTGGACAACCGCACCGCGGCGGTGGACAAGGCGCGGGAGAGAAAGATTATCTGA
- a CDS encoding ribokinase — protein MQSITVVGSINADLFVLVGRHPIPGETLIGRAGGVSAGGKGANQAVAAALLGADVRMIGAVGDDTYADAALEHLRCCGVDLAAVAVEKGATGLAVITVSDDGENTIIVVPGANAAIDDVRVGENAAAIAAADIVLVQGEIPASGFRAAVAAATGRVVVNLAPVVPVNHDALLAADPLVVNEHEARAVLEMFEATPGETEEDMAAALVSLGFTSAVVTRGARGAVVADEAGVVAIEPVKVQTVDSTGAGDAFVGALVARLAFGDELVAAARFASRVGAFAATRRGAQVSYPGAGDELPG, from the coding sequence ATGCAATCCATTACCGTGGTTGGATCTATCAACGCGGACCTGTTTGTTTTAGTGGGACGCCACCCGATCCCCGGGGAAACGCTCATCGGCCGCGCTGGTGGGGTGTCCGCCGGCGGCAAGGGAGCGAATCAGGCCGTCGCCGCCGCTTTACTGGGCGCCGATGTGCGCATGATCGGCGCTGTCGGCGATGACACGTATGCCGATGCCGCACTCGAACACTTGCGCTGCTGTGGGGTGGATCTTGCTGCGGTGGCGGTGGAAAAAGGCGCGACTGGCCTAGCTGTGATCACGGTGTCCGATGATGGGGAAAACACCATCATTGTGGTGCCTGGGGCCAATGCCGCCATCGACGATGTTCGCGTGGGTGAAAACGCGGCGGCCATCGCCGCGGCGGACATTGTCCTTGTGCAAGGCGAGATCCCCGCCTCGGGCTTTCGCGCCGCGGTGGCCGCGGCAACTGGGCGGGTGGTGGTCAACCTCGCGCCGGTGGTGCCTGTCAACCACGACGCTTTGCTGGCCGCCGACCCGCTGGTGGTCAACGAGCACGAGGCCCGGGCAGTGCTGGAAATGTTCGAAGCCACCCCGGGCGAGACTGAGGAGGACATGGCGGCGGCGCTGGTTAGTTTGGGTTTCACCTCCGCTGTGGTCACCCGCGGCGCACGAGGTGCTGTCGTCGCCGACGAGGCCGGGGTGGTGGCCATCGAACCCGTCAAGGTGCAGACGGTGGATTCTACGGGGGCAGGCGATGCTTTCGTCGGTGCGCTCGTCGCCCGTCTCGCTTTCGGTGATGAGCTGGTTGCGGCTGCTCGTTTCGCCTCCCGCGTCGGGGCCTTTGCCGCCACCCGGCGCGGCGCCCAAGTTTCCTACCCGGGCGCAGGCGATGAGCTACCGGGCTGA